From Pelotomaculum schinkii, the proteins below share one genomic window:
- a CDS encoding histone deacetylase family protein, which translates to MRCKQTGLIFFPAFDWAISPTHPEREERLLYTRDQIFEEGIIDLPQIAEFTPQLASIHDIARTHFCVPQVESQTTEAHLIAAGAAITLADQIVAGLIDNGFALVRPPGHHAMRVVHGNRGFCNINNEAVMVEYLRSRHGLKRVAIIDTDVHHGDGTQDIFWHDPDVLFISFHQDGRTLYPGTGFIYELGGPCAYARTINIPLPPGTTDDSLLYIVDNLILPVLEEFRPDFIVNSAGQDNHYTDPLGSMRITAQGYARLTEKLRPDLAVLEGGYAIETALPYVNMAIILALAGLDYSNVREPDFWPGRFKETSQRTEQLKRLVDGLLKHWKNRDTTLTGRGKTVNGYYEREKLIFYDTDYIEEHQTEKLRICSNCTGYLSIESEVSHGFGQAGKVLCLSVPFGACSKCRNEAADLYTGAKKSVVYNYIYLQDKSSDYLLGYDTKAGKEWRP; encoded by the coding sequence ATCAGGTGCAAACAGACCGGGCTGATTTTTTTCCCTGCTTTTGACTGGGCCATTTCCCCCACCCACCCGGAACGGGAAGAGCGGCTCCTCTACACCCGTGACCAAATATTTGAGGAAGGGATTATCGACTTACCACAGATAGCTGAATTCACACCTCAACTAGCTTCTATTCATGATATTGCCAGGACCCACTTCTGCGTCCCGCAGGTTGAATCACAGACTACCGAAGCCCACCTGATTGCGGCCGGCGCGGCCATCACGCTGGCAGACCAGATAGTTGCAGGGCTTATTGATAACGGTTTTGCGCTGGTCCGGCCGCCCGGCCATCACGCCATGCGGGTGGTACACGGCAACCGGGGATTCTGCAATATCAACAATGAAGCGGTTATGGTCGAGTACCTGCGCAGCCGTCACGGGCTCAAAAGGGTTGCCATTATCGATACAGATGTACACCACGGTGACGGAACACAGGATATTTTCTGGCACGATCCGGATGTTCTTTTTATTTCCTTTCATCAGGACGGCCGCACGTTGTACCCTGGTACTGGTTTCATTTACGAACTGGGCGGTCCGTGCGCCTACGCGCGCACTATCAATATCCCGCTACCGCCAGGCACAACTGACGACAGCCTGCTGTATATCGTAGACAACCTTATTTTGCCGGTCCTGGAGGAGTTTAGACCGGACTTTATCGTAAATTCGGCAGGACAGGACAACCACTATACCGATCCTCTCGGGAGTATGCGTATCACCGCCCAGGGATACGCCAGACTCACTGAAAAACTTCGACCGGACCTGGCTGTGCTGGAAGGTGGCTATGCCATCGAAACCGCTCTGCCTTACGTGAACATGGCCATTATTCTGGCTCTGGCGGGCCTTGACTACAGCAATGTACGGGAACCTGACTTCTGGCCGGGCCGTTTCAAGGAAACTTCCCAGCGGACCGAACAGTTAAAAAGGCTGGTGGACGGACTATTAAAGCACTGGAAGAATCGTGATACCACTTTAACCGGCCGGGGTAAAACAGTAAACGGATATTACGAGAGGGAAAAATTAATTTTTTACGATACCGACTATATTGAAGAACACCAGACCGAAAAGCTTAGGATTTGCAGCAACTGCACCGGTTACTTATCCATTGAATCAGAGGTGTCCCACGGTTTTGGCCAGGCCGGTAAAGTCCTGTGCCTTTCGGTGCCTTTCGGCGCCTGCTCCAAATGCCGTAATGAGGCTGCGGACTTGTATACCGGCGCAAAGAAATCAGTTGTATACAACTATATTTATCTACAGGATAAGTCTTCAGATTACCTTCTGGGTTATGACACGAAAGCGGGTAAGGAATGGCGTCCATAG
- the mutL gene encoding DNA mismatch repair endonuclease MutL, with amino-acid sequence MARIIVLDKYTADQIAAGEVVERPSSVVKELVENSIDAGARRIAIDIEDGGLSMITVSDDGCGIEGDDLELAFQRHATSKITSTGDLACIYTLGFRGEALPSIAAVSKLTVTTRTHDAMTGAQAQIEGGALVAMVPAGAPPGTTVTVKELFYNTPARRKTMKSPATEGSLCGELVSRLALARPDIRYEMRVKGRDVFYSAGSGRLADAATAVYGAAMAREMVPLNFTEEGITITGMVGKPSISRSTRNHITLVINGRYVRCTPVTAAVEAAYQTLLPQGRKPVVILSLSIPPELLDVNVHPAKLEVRLLEEEKMAVLVKRALLEALRTKALIPSAASATHRKYQSGLVVMPQFDTPVRQERFSELVQSRSSAQTIPESNNSPSITSTTPQPYGQLTESRLAGAEEPAGYDNQVVPFPELQPLAQLLPLYILAAGEDGLYIIDQHAAHERVLYEDFLAGQSSTQSQCLLGPVTLELDYREAALLTERILWFTEAGFIIEHFGGNTFLLRGVPSRFPAGQEKTIFFDLLDYFREKGNDSSRTEFFHVLAASLACKNAVKSGEKLTLAAMEALLRSLSGKVNPFTCPHGRPAVIKITYRDLATRFKR; translated from the coding sequence TTGGCCAGGATAATCGTACTTGATAAATATACTGCGGACCAGATCGCTGCCGGAGAAGTTGTGGAGCGTCCTTCCTCGGTGGTAAAGGAACTTGTGGAAAATTCAATTGACGCCGGAGCCCGCCGTATAGCCATAGATATCGAGGACGGCGGTCTGTCGATGATAACCGTCTCCGACGACGGCTGTGGTATAGAAGGAGATGATTTAGAACTCGCCTTCCAGCGACACGCCACCAGCAAAATCACTTCAACCGGCGATCTTGCCTGTATCTATACTCTAGGCTTTAGAGGTGAAGCCTTGCCCAGCATCGCCGCAGTCTCTAAGCTAACGGTTACAACCAGGACTCATGACGCGATGACCGGCGCCCAGGCGCAGATTGAGGGAGGCGCCCTCGTTGCCATGGTACCGGCCGGGGCTCCTCCTGGTACCACCGTGACTGTAAAAGAACTTTTTTATAATACGCCGGCCAGGCGGAAAACCATGAAAAGCCCCGCCACTGAAGGTTCCCTCTGTGGGGAACTGGTTTCCCGCCTGGCTTTGGCCAGGCCTGATATACGCTACGAAATGAGAGTGAAGGGGAGGGATGTATTTTATTCAGCTGGCTCAGGTCGACTGGCAGATGCCGCAACAGCAGTTTACGGAGCAGCTATGGCCAGGGAAATGGTACCCCTGAATTTTACAGAAGAGGGGATAACGATTACCGGCATGGTAGGAAAACCCAGTATTAGCCGCAGCACCCGCAACCATATCACGCTCGTTATCAACGGTCGCTATGTGCGCTGCACACCGGTTACAGCAGCTGTTGAAGCAGCTTACCAGACCTTGCTTCCACAAGGGCGAAAACCGGTTGTCATACTGTCGCTGTCCATCCCCCCGGAGCTTCTGGATGTCAATGTTCACCCCGCCAAGCTGGAGGTGCGCCTTCTGGAGGAGGAAAAAATGGCTGTGCTGGTCAAACGGGCTTTACTTGAAGCTCTTAGGACCAAAGCGCTCATTCCTTCAGCAGCCTCAGCAACCCATAGAAAGTACCAGTCAGGACTGGTCGTCATGCCCCAGTTTGATACGCCCGTCCGGCAGGAAAGATTCAGCGAGCTGGTACAATCGCGATCCAGCGCTCAAACCATACCGGAGAGTAATAACAGCCCAAGCATAACGTCAACAACGCCACAGCCATATGGTCAACTGACAGAAAGCCGGTTAGCCGGCGCAGAGGAACCGGCAGGCTACGACAACCAGGTAGTTCCTTTCCCTGAGTTGCAGCCCCTAGCCCAGCTGCTCCCCTTATATATCCTTGCAGCGGGGGAGGACGGCCTTTACATTATTGACCAACACGCCGCTCACGAAAGAGTTTTATACGAAGATTTCTTGGCCGGGCAGAGCTCTACCCAGAGCCAGTGTTTATTGGGGCCGGTAACACTGGAACTGGACTACCGGGAAGCAGCTCTTCTCACCGAAAGGATCCTTTGGTTTACTGAAGCAGGTTTTATCATAGAGCACTTTGGAGGAAACACTTTTTTATTGCGGGGAGTTCCCTCACGCTTCCCGGCAGGACAGGAGAAAACGATATTTTTCGACCTGTTGGATTATTTCAGGGAAAAAGGAAATGATTCCTCACGTACTGAATTTTTTCACGTGCTGGCTGCCTCCTTAGCATGCAAGAACGCTGTAAAATCAGGGGAAAAACTTACTTTGGCCGCTATGGAAGCGCTGCTTAGAAGCCTTTCCGGAAAGGTGAACCCCTTTACTTGCCCGCACGGGAGACCTGCCGTAATTAAAATCACCTACCGGGACCTGGCTACACGCTTTAAAAGGTAA
- a CDS encoding class I SAM-dependent methyltransferase: MTGCHSGITYNQQYFAVTTSHRPSPVQVSLANKLSDELSVPFIPRNDLSIETMISNTGVIGMMVVSAQRISFFTGISEFFFHPGLAKLRINELKNGKTDQMIQAMSLGAGDTLLDCTLGLGTDAIVASYVSGTSGKVTGIESSILIAAIVGHGLKTYQDEDISQAMQRVEVAHSHHKDYLAGLPARSYDVVYFDPMFRTPRKKSPAMDAMRAIANPDPIDRETIALALKVCNKRVVMKERRWSKEFERLGFKEIRGGRYAPVVYGVIDRQGMV; this comes from the coding sequence GTGACGGGCTGTCACTCAGGCATCACCTACAATCAGCAATATTTTGCCGTAACGACCTCCCACCGCCCGTCGCCGGTTCAGGTTTCTCTGGCAAATAAGCTGTCTGATGAGCTCTCAGTACCATTCATACCAAGAAATGATTTATCTATTGAAACAATGATATCTAATACCGGGGTTATCGGTATGATGGTTGTATCTGCACAAAGAATCAGCTTTTTTACCGGAATTTCAGAATTTTTTTTCCATCCCGGGCTTGCCAAGCTCCGCATAAACGAGTTAAAAAATGGGAAAACTGACCAAATGATACAAGCGATGTCGCTTGGAGCGGGGGACACCTTGCTGGACTGCACGCTGGGCCTGGGAACCGACGCCATCGTGGCAAGCTATGTATCCGGCACGAGCGGCAAGGTCACCGGGATAGAAAGCTCGATCTTGATTGCGGCTATTGTCGGACATGGGTTGAAAACCTACCAGGATGAAGACATCAGCCAGGCTATGCAGAGGGTTGAGGTAGCGCATTCCCATCACAAGGATTACCTGGCCGGCTTGCCGGCCCGAAGTTACGACGTTGTCTATTTTGACCCGATGTTCCGTACACCCAGAAAAAAATCCCCCGCCATGGACGCCATGAGAGCTATTGCCAATCCTGACCCTATTGATCGTGAAACAATAGCCTTGGCCTTAAAGGTCTGCAATAAAAGGGTTGTAATGAAAGAACGACGGTGGAGCAAAGAATTCGAGCGTTTGGGCTTCAAGGAAATCCGTGGCGGAAGGTATGCCCCTGTGGTTTATGGTGTAATTGATCGGCAGGGTATGGTATGA
- the miaA gene encoding tRNA (adenosine(37)-N6)-dimethylallyltransferase MiaA produces the protein MKDKAENAMEPLIVITGPTATGKSEVGVLVAEHVGGEIISADSMLLYRHMDIGTAKPTLAERRGIPHHMIDIAEPDQEYSAALYQKEARHLITEILLRRNLPILVGGTGLYIKAVIDPYEFGATSSAPALRERLLIEAEQDGYDKLHRSLAEVDPEAAAKLHPRDTRRVIRALEVYYLTGRPASSYMKRNQYHLPLYRLFMFGLNMDRASLYRRIEQRVDAMIAAGLVEEVRRLLETGYSKELNAMRSLGYKEIAAYLTGEISLEQAVELLKRNTRRFAKRQLTWFRRDGRIRWLDIDEFGSLKAVAKEITKSLEGVF, from the coding sequence ATGAAGGATAAAGCAGAGAATGCAATGGAACCCCTGATAGTAATAACAGGTCCTACAGCTACAGGGAAAAGCGAGGTTGGCGTCCTGGTGGCTGAACATGTCGGCGGAGAAATCATCTCGGCAGACTCCATGTTGTTGTACCGCCATATGGATATCGGAACCGCCAAGCCTACCCTGGCGGAAAGACGCGGCATTCCACACCATATGATTGATATTGCGGAACCAGATCAGGAATACAGCGCCGCGCTCTACCAAAAAGAGGCTCGCCATCTAATCACCGAAATTTTGCTTAGACGCAATTTGCCAATTTTAGTTGGCGGGACCGGGTTGTATATAAAAGCTGTAATTGACCCTTATGAATTTGGCGCCACCAGTAGTGCGCCGGCGTTAAGAGAACGTCTCTTGATTGAAGCAGAACAAGATGGTTACGACAAACTCCACAGGAGTCTGGCGGAAGTTGACCCCGAGGCAGCCGCCAAGCTCCACCCCAGGGATACCAGGAGGGTTATTCGTGCCCTTGAGGTGTATTATCTAACCGGGAGACCAGCTTCAAGCTATATGAAACGAAACCAATACCACCTGCCGCTTTATCGCCTGTTTATGTTCGGCCTGAATATGGATCGGGCAAGCCTCTACCGGCGCATAGAGCAAAGGGTTGACGCCATGATTGCGGCCGGGCTTGTGGAAGAAGTCCGCCGGCTTTTAGAGACCGGCTACAGCAAAGAATTAAACGCCATGCGCAGTCTTGGCTATAAGGAGATTGCCGCCTACCTTACTGGTGAGATATCCTTGGAGCAGGCAGTTGAGCTCTTAAAGCGAAACACCAGGCGTTTTGCCAAGAGGCAGCTGACCTGGTTTCGCAGGGACGGCAGGATTAGATGGCTTGATATAGACGAGTTCGGCAGTTTAAAGGCGGTTGCAAAAGAAATAACCAAAAGTTTAGAAGGAGTATTTTAA
- the hfq gene encoding RNA chaperone Hfq has product MTKPQINLQDAFLNQVRKENIPVTIFLVNGFQLKGMVRGFDNFTVILESDGKQLMVYKHAISTISPLKPVSTSFSEAKSS; this is encoded by the coding sequence ATGACAAAACCCCAAATTAACCTACAAGACGCTTTTTTAAATCAGGTAAGGAAGGAGAATATTCCCGTTACTATATTCCTGGTAAATGGTTTTCAGTTGAAGGGAATGGTGAGGGGCTTTGATAACTTTACAGTAATCCTGGAAAGCGACGGCAAACAGCTTATGGTTTATAAGCATGCCATATCAACCATAAGCCCGCTTAAACCTGTCAGCACATCTTTTTCCGAAGCCAAGAGCTCCTGA
- a CDS encoding AAA family ATPase produces the protein MKIKIWNGQEYAGNPGRGPVRTNKPVYSSQPLYIAARPSDDQAARRNAKEIINELNALIGLKGVKKLIEEIYAFVEIQKCRQIERLAVEPLSLHMIFKGNPGTGKTTVARILGKLFKEVGVLPKGHLVEVERADMVGEFIGHTAQKTREQIKKALGGILFIDEAYSLARGGEKDFGKEAIDALVKGMEDHRDNLILILAGYQDEMDWFVESNPGLRSRFPVHLSFPDYSSLELLDIADLMLKKKQYELSSGAREELRFVIEKEQKCHENSGNARLVRNLIERAMRRQAVRLLKPGNKMTRDDLMLLKREDLIGEANDI, from the coding sequence GTGAAAATAAAAATTTGGAATGGTCAGGAGTATGCAGGAAACCCCGGCAGAGGTCCTGTTAGGACCAATAAACCTGTCTATTCTAGCCAACCCTTGTATATTGCAGCCCGGCCTTCCGACGACCAGGCAGCGCGTCGTAACGCCAAGGAAATAATCAATGAACTCAATGCCTTAATCGGACTCAAAGGTGTTAAAAAGCTTATTGAAGAAATCTATGCTTTCGTGGAAATACAAAAATGCAGACAAATTGAGCGGCTCGCCGTGGAACCATTGTCGTTGCATATGATTTTCAAAGGAAACCCCGGCACAGGAAAGACAACTGTGGCCAGAATTCTGGGAAAGCTTTTTAAAGAGGTCGGCGTCCTGCCAAAAGGCCACCTGGTTGAAGTTGAACGGGCCGATATGGTAGGTGAATTTATCGGGCACACCGCTCAGAAAACCAGGGAACAGATTAAAAAGGCCCTGGGAGGCATACTCTTTATTGACGAGGCCTATTCCCTGGCCAGGGGCGGGGAAAAGGATTTCGGAAAGGAAGCCATCGACGCGCTGGTAAAGGGAATGGAAGACCACAGGGACAATTTAATTCTAATCCTGGCAGGTTACCAGGACGAAATGGACTGGTTTGTCGAATCCAATCCGGGCTTACGTTCGCGTTTCCCGGTACATCTGTCCTTTCCTGATTATAGCAGCCTGGAGCTTTTAGACATTGCCGATTTGATGCTTAAGAAGAAGCAGTATGAACTATCGAGCGGAGCCAGAGAAGAACTTCGTTTTGTGATTGAAAAGGAACAAAAATGCCATGAAAACAGCGGCAATGCCAGACTTGTCCGGAACCTGATTGAGAGGGCCATGCGCAGGCAGGCGGTACGGCTTCTAAAGCCCGGGAATAAAATGACACGAGATGATTTGATGCTCCTAAAAAGGGAAGACCTGATCGGAGAAGCAAATGATATTTAA
- a CDS encoding aminotransferase class I/II-fold pyridoxal phosphate-dependent enzyme, which yields MRLVNKLYDLELLSDEVEEEVQVFYRQIDKIALANHGKVLDAFRAARVSEYHLKGSTGYGYGDAGREALEEVYARVFHAEKALVRNQIVSGTHAIALCLYGVLRPGDELLAVQGQPYDTLGAIIGIRDNASGSLKDLMVSYKQVEPTPEGDIDYDRVGQALGDKTKMVLLQRSCGYGAGKPLSIKELKGIIEYIRQRNPETVIFVDNCYGEFVEEEEPLDAGADLAAGSLIKNPGGGVAPTGGYVVGREKYVNMAANRWSAPGIGSEVGPSADNQRLFFQGLYLAPHIVAEAIKGSIFTARFFEKLGYEVLPMFNEQRYDLVQLIKLGSQEKVLAFCRGLQAASPVDSYVRPEAQPMPGYGDPVVMAAGTFVQGASLELSADGPLREPYNVYVQGGLSKEYVKLAIISAAREIMKTVLPDR from the coding sequence ATGCGGCTGGTGAATAAGCTATATGATCTTGAACTCCTATCAGATGAAGTTGAAGAGGAGGTTCAAGTTTTCTACAGACAAATTGATAAAATAGCGCTCGCTAATCACGGCAAGGTGCTTGATGCCTTCAGAGCGGCCAGAGTAAGTGAATACCACCTGAAAGGCTCCACCGGCTACGGCTATGGCGACGCCGGCAGAGAGGCGCTGGAAGAAGTGTACGCCAGGGTATTCCATGCTGAAAAGGCGCTTGTGCGAAACCAGATCGTCTCCGGCACCCATGCCATAGCCCTTTGCCTCTATGGGGTGTTGCGCCCCGGAGATGAGCTCCTGGCTGTGCAGGGTCAGCCTTATGATACGCTGGGAGCCATTATAGGAATCAGAGATAATGCAAGCGGTTCCCTAAAAGACTTGATGGTATCGTACAAACAGGTCGAACCTACACCTGAAGGTGATATCGACTATGACAGAGTCGGCCAGGCACTGGGCGACAAAACCAAGATGGTGCTCCTGCAACGTTCGTGCGGTTACGGAGCCGGTAAGCCACTTAGTATTAAGGAACTGAAAGGAATTATTGAATATATCAGGCAGCGAAACCCTGAAACGGTGATATTTGTTGATAACTGCTATGGTGAGTTTGTTGAGGAGGAAGAGCCCCTCGACGCTGGAGCAGACCTTGCCGCCGGCTCACTGATTAAGAATCCAGGTGGTGGTGTCGCCCCAACCGGGGGTTATGTGGTCGGCCGGGAAAAATACGTGAACATGGCCGCCAACCGGTGGAGCGCGCCGGGTATAGGTTCGGAGGTCGGGCCTTCCGCAGATAACCAGCGTCTGTTTTTTCAGGGATTATACCTGGCGCCACACATCGTTGCCGAAGCAATCAAGGGGAGTATTTTTACAGCCAGATTTTTTGAGAAACTGGGATATGAGGTTCTTCCCATGTTTAATGAACAACGGTATGACTTGGTACAATTGATCAAACTTGGCTCCCAGGAAAAAGTCTTAGCTTTTTGCCGCGGCCTTCAGGCAGCCTCGCCGGTCGACTCATATGTACGCCCGGAAGCGCAGCCCATGCCTGGTTACGGAGACCCGGTGGTAATGGCGGCGGGAACTTTTGTTCAGGGCGCTTCTCTTGAATTGTCGGCAGACGGACCGCTGCGGGAGCCCTACAACGTTTATGTACAGGGCGGTCTTTCCAAGGAGTATGTCAAGCTGGCCATCATATCGGCAGCCAGAGAAATAATGAAAACGGTCCTACCTGACAGGTAG
- a CDS encoding selenium metabolism-associated LysR family transcriptional regulator produces MNFKQIEAFLWVAEMQSFTKAARQLYMSQPAVSFQIKALEEDLEADLFQRGDKKVILTEAGRLLYPEAKKMLRHYHKIKAGLDDLRGLKTGTLVVGASTIPGEYILPLLIGGFKEAYPGIRVTLKVAGSGLVTRWVREREIDLGITGVPVEGDGIECSPWMQDEMVLIVNPSHPWVKSGVIDISELKTSVMIFREQGSGTRRTLEKKLETKGLSLENIPHGMELGSTRAVITAVEAGLGVSIVSRCAVKDALELKRISEVKVQGLDLNRSLYLIKQNQSIGGFAVEAFCNFINNGEICKRFLIK; encoded by the coding sequence ATGAATTTTAAACAAATTGAGGCCTTTTTGTGGGTAGCTGAAATGCAGAGCTTTACGAAAGCTGCCCGGCAACTCTATATGAGCCAGCCTGCCGTCAGCTTTCAAATTAAGGCGCTGGAGGAAGACCTGGAGGCTGATTTGTTCCAGCGTGGCGACAAGAAGGTAATCCTTACCGAAGCCGGTCGTCTATTGTATCCTGAGGCAAAAAAGATGCTGCGGCATTATCATAAAATTAAAGCAGGTCTTGACGACCTGAGAGGTCTGAAAACAGGGACCCTCGTGGTAGGCGCAAGCACCATCCCGGGAGAGTATATTTTACCCCTTTTGATCGGAGGCTTTAAGGAAGCTTACCCTGGAATTCGAGTTACTTTAAAAGTTGCCGGAAGCGGGCTGGTAACAAGGTGGGTGCGTGAGAGAGAGATAGACTTAGGGATAACCGGGGTTCCAGTGGAAGGAGATGGAATAGAATGCTCACCCTGGATGCAGGATGAGATGGTACTTATTGTCAACCCCAGCCACCCGTGGGTCAAATCAGGTGTTATTGACATTTCCGAACTTAAAACATCAGTTATGATCTTTCGCGAGCAAGGCTCAGGGACAAGGCGGACCCTTGAAAAAAAATTGGAGACAAAAGGGTTATCTTTGGAAAATATTCCCCATGGGATGGAGCTTGGCAGTACCAGGGCTGTTATTACGGCCGTGGAGGCTGGTTTGGGGGTAAGTATTGTCTCCCGGTGCGCGGTAAAGGACGCTCTGGAATTAAAAAGGATATCTGAAGTCAAAGTGCAGGGGCTTGATCTCAACCGCTCCCTTTATTTGATTAAACAAAATCAGAGTATAGGTGGCTTCGCTGTTGAGGCTTTCTGCAATTTCATTAATAATGGTGAAATATGCAAGCGTTTCCTAATAAAATAG
- a CDS encoding sensor histidine kinase gives MVEKISSTIEDETGLRAMAIARTLAQSDEIQNNIGTPDGTSYIQPLAERTRLATGVEYIVVVDMDGIRYSHPVEDRIGKRFNESDLVPALANNEYISRAEGVLGPSVRAFVPVKVNEGTRQVGVVVVGILTPTISFLLRTIQTELYYSLGIGLLVGLLGSIFMARKIKSGMFSLEPKEIARLLEERVAIFQAMSEGIIAIDTNSRITVANKEVQHLLNKTNEEIVGRNIMELIPNSNLPEVLRTGKAQINSQMYINDTAVLVNRVPIRFKEEIVGAVATFQDKTEANRLAEELTGVKAFIEALRVQNHEHMNKLHTIAGLIQLEKYERALDYIYDLTEEQQEITGLLTKNIFDHSIAGLLLGKYTRAKELRAELIIDHKTRLRELPSRLETGDLAIIVGNLIENALDAVRLVEPARRKVYFSMYDQHDSLSIIVRDMGPGIPEEKHELIFQQGFSTKGSSNRGLGLFLVKRYVHLAGGSITLKNLVDGGVEFNIYIPKKEDVNITNSEQEGEK, from the coding sequence GTGGTGGAGAAAATATCCTCCACAATTGAAGATGAAACGGGCTTAAGGGCTATGGCTATCGCCCGGACCCTGGCTCAATCCGATGAAATCCAAAATAATATCGGGACACCTGACGGAACATCCTACATCCAGCCGCTGGCCGAACGTACCAGGTTGGCCACCGGAGTGGAGTATATTGTTGTGGTGGATATGGATGGTATTCGCTACTCTCACCCTGTTGAGGACCGGATCGGCAAGAGATTTAATGAAAGCGATCTGGTACCGGCCCTTGCCAATAATGAGTACATCTCACGTGCCGAAGGGGTGCTGGGGCCGTCAGTCCGGGCCTTTGTACCGGTTAAAGTAAATGAAGGGACCAGACAGGTCGGTGTTGTGGTGGTGGGTATTCTGACTCCCACTATTAGTTTCCTGCTCAGGACCATTCAAACCGAGCTCTACTACTCGCTAGGCATAGGGTTGTTGGTGGGCCTGCTGGGATCCATTTTCATGGCCAGAAAGATTAAAAGCGGTATGTTCAGTCTGGAACCCAAGGAAATCGCCCGATTACTTGAAGAGAGGGTGGCTATATTTCAAGCTATGAGCGAGGGCATCATCGCTATTGATACGAACAGCCGCATTACCGTAGCCAATAAGGAAGTCCAACATCTCCTTAATAAAACCAACGAAGAGATTGTAGGGCGCAACATCATGGAATTGATCCCCAACTCAAACCTGCCGGAGGTCTTAAGGACAGGCAAAGCCCAAATCAACAGTCAAATGTATATCAATGATACCGCCGTTTTGGTTAACCGCGTTCCGATCCGCTTTAAGGAGGAAATCGTCGGCGCCGTGGCCACGTTTCAGGATAAAACAGAAGCTAACCGGTTGGCCGAGGAGTTAACCGGGGTTAAAGCTTTCATTGAGGCTCTGCGGGTGCAAAACCACGAGCACATGAACAAGCTGCATACCATCGCCGGACTAATCCAGTTGGAAAAATACGAAAGAGCGCTGGACTACATCTATGACCTCACTGAAGAGCAGCAGGAAATCACGGGGCTTTTAACGAAAAACATCTTTGACCACAGCATAGCAGGCCTCCTGTTGGGGAAATACACCCGGGCCAAGGAGCTTAGAGCTGAATTAATTATTGACCACAAGACCAGGTTAAGAGAGTTGCCGTCGCGGCTGGAGACCGGTGACCTGGCAATTATTGTCGGCAACCTCATAGAAAACGCCCTGGATGCCGTCCGGTTGGTTGAACCGGCCCGGCGTAAGGTCTATTTTTCGATGTATGACCAGCACGACTCACTTTCGATAATAGTCAGGGACATGGGACCCGGTATCCCCGAGGAAAAACATGAGCTCATTTTCCAGCAAGGCTTTTCCACCAAGGGTTCGTCAAACCGAGGTTTGGGTCTTTTCCTTGTAAAGCGCTACGTTCACCTGGCAGGAGGCTCCATAACCCTGAAAAATCTTGTCGATGGTGGAGTAGAGTTTAATATATATATCCCCAAAAAAGAGGACGTAAATATCACAAATAGCGAGCAAGAAGGTGAAAAATAA
- a CDS encoding response regulator, whose product MLQIDVVIVEDDPMVVEVNRGFINAVPGFRVAGVASSGREAVEIIKEITPDLALLDIYLPDMDGVTTLQEIRRLGLPTDVIIVTAAHDAETIQNVFRYGAIDYIVKPFKFARLKTALNSYATLHSKFRRHKQMNQNEIDSLALSRGQQLDEGVPKGLNEITLKQVYLHLLKEGGALSAEEVAEGVGLARVTARRYLDFLEKSNRVVLELQYGSVGRPVNRYRTIE is encoded by the coding sequence ATGCTCCAAATAGACGTGGTAATTGTTGAGGATGACCCCATGGTAGTTGAAGTTAACCGGGGATTCATCAACGCTGTGCCTGGATTCAGGGTCGCGGGGGTGGCGTCATCCGGCCGGGAAGCTGTGGAAATTATTAAAGAGATAACGCCGGACCTTGCTCTTCTGGATATTTATTTGCCCGATATGGACGGTGTAACAACGCTTCAGGAGATTAGACGACTTGGTTTGCCTACAGACGTAATTATTGTAACTGCCGCGCATGATGCTGAAACGATTCAAAACGTGTTCCGCTACGGCGCTATAGACTATATTGTAAAGCCATTTAAGTTCGCACGCTTAAAAACCGCCTTGAATTCCTACGCCACGCTGCACAGTAAATTCCGCCGGCACAAACAGATGAATCAGAACGAAATCGACAGTCTTGCCTTAAGCCGGGGGCAACAGCTTGATGAGGGTGTTCCCAAAGGGTTAAACGAAATAACCTTAAAGCAGGTATACCTTCATTTATTGAAGGAAGGGGGAGCGCTCTCAGCCGAAGAGGTGGCGGAAGGAGTAGGTCTGGCCAGAGTAACGGCGAGGCGTTATCTGGATTTTCTGGAAAAGTCAAACCGTGTTGTATTAGAACTCCAGTATGGGTCTGTTGGCCGTCCGGTCAACCGGTATCGTACTATTGAGTAA